One genomic window of Sphingopyxis sp. OPL5 includes the following:
- a CDS encoding sulfotransferase family protein, translating into MTRWKGRFDALHEGATIATGYDDFGDTAYHDAMRVLLDAIDEHPPAGPATEASATGVITGALTGRLVTQAGWAANPAYAAEPIERPLIVIGLPRTGTTALHQLLSMDPQFQGFERWLTGNPMVRPPRAEWDAHPAYRASVARIAAMRAMAPKIMAAHSTEAGEVDECLMPMAQSFVCNWFASNIDAPAYDAWFRAADETPSFLRYKEVLKLVGLGDRRRWLLKNPSHVFGIDALLAAFPDACIVQTHRHPATSIASLMSLLGGIRDLMTDTPVDRDRLLAREASFWAEGARRSMAAADRAPDRFIHIRQEDIRNDPLDVVRRIYGKFGLLLSPDAETRFRGWATANPPEARSTHRYTPVESSAVTPLFTDYIARFDLKHPAAAGA; encoded by the coding sequence ATGACGCGCTGGAAAGGCCGCTTCGACGCGCTGCACGAAGGCGCGACAATCGCGACGGGATATGATGATTTCGGCGACACCGCCTATCATGACGCCATGCGCGTGCTGCTCGACGCGATCGACGAACATCCGCCCGCGGGTCCCGCGACCGAAGCCTCCGCGACCGGGGTGATTACCGGGGCGCTCACCGGCCGGCTGGTGACGCAGGCGGGCTGGGCAGCGAATCCGGCCTATGCCGCCGAGCCGATCGAGCGGCCGTTGATCGTCATCGGCCTGCCGCGTACCGGGACGACCGCGCTGCACCAGCTGCTCAGCATGGACCCGCAATTTCAGGGTTTCGAGCGCTGGCTGACGGGCAACCCGATGGTTCGCCCCCCGCGCGCTGAATGGGACGCGCATCCCGCCTATCGGGCCAGCGTCGCGCGCATCGCCGCGATGCGGGCGATGGCCCCAAAGATCATGGCCGCCCACTCGACCGAAGCCGGCGAGGTCGACGAATGTCTGATGCCGATGGCGCAAAGCTTTGTCTGCAACTGGTTCGCCTCCAACATCGACGCGCCCGCCTATGACGCCTGGTTCCGCGCCGCCGACGAGACGCCCTCCTTTCTGCGTTACAAGGAGGTGTTGAAGCTGGTCGGACTCGGCGACCGGCGGCGCTGGCTGCTCAAGAATCCCAGCCATGTCTTTGGCATCGACGCGCTGTTGGCGGCCTTTCCAGACGCCTGCATCGTCCAGACGCACCGCCACCCCGCAACGTCGATCGCCTCGCTGATGAGCCTGCTCGGCGGCATTCGCGACCTGATGACAGATACCCCGGTCGATCGCGATCGCCTGCTCGCCCGCGAGGCGAGCTTCTGGGCGGAGGGCGCCCGGCGCAGCATGGCCGCCGCGGACCGCGCGCCCGACCGCTTCATCCACATTCGGCAGGAAGACATCCGGAACGATCCGCTGGACGTCGTCCGGCGCATCTATGGCAAGTTCGGCCTTCTGCTGTCGCCCGACGCCGAGACCCGCTTTCGCGGCTGGGCCACCGCCAACCCGCCCGAAGCCCGTTCGACGCACCGCTACACCCCGGTCGAGTCGAGCGCCGTGACCCCGCTGTTTACCGATTACATCGCGCGCTTCGACCTGAAGCACCCCGCCGCCGCAGGAGCCTGA
- a CDS encoding VOC family protein, whose translation MTVLFQKHFQIAYVVRNLEAARARFARDFGIAEWDVMDMAALLGPGHGTRFIGNAYAGDVMIELIEPDPDAETLFRDWIPEAEDGSRLHHLGFLVFGDEAYRSAIAQMDAAGFSAAHSGSFGDNLDFHYADTTAQLGHYYELINLKPAGEQFFARIPRN comes from the coding sequence ATGACCGTCCTTTTCCAGAAACATTTCCAGATCGCCTATGTCGTCCGCAATCTGGAGGCCGCGCGCGCGCGCTTTGCCCGCGACTTCGGGATCGCCGAATGGGACGTCATGGACATGGCGGCGCTGCTCGGTCCCGGGCACGGCACGCGCTTCATCGGCAACGCCTATGCCGGCGATGTTATGATCGAGTTGATCGAGCCCGACCCCGATGCCGAGACCCTCTTTCGCGACTGGATTCCGGAGGCCGAAGACGGCAGCCGCCTCCATCACCTCGGCTTCCTCGTCTTCGGCGACGAGGCATATCGCTCGGCGATTGCGCAGATGGACGCCGCGGGCTTCTCGGCCGCGCACAGCGGCAGTTTCGGCGACAATCTCGACTTTCACTACGCCGACACCACCGCGCAGCTCGGCCATTATTACGAGCTGATCAATCTGAAACCGGCGGGCGAGCAATTCTTCGCGCGCATTCCGCGCAATTGA
- a CDS encoding DUF1214 domain-containing protein: MTTGPAVPMEWARFIDLISGIDRSLQHMIDPGDPWLKQEAIQQMAMSLSQGYAPIMAQDARVPGFYSFLNPVIKSAAPNPDYMYRSTFVEGHGRYRLSGWRGTTLFVHIGIGSGYIGVDDKPGPSVGHIDADTLTLDADGRFSVILSAERPANYDGDWYELPANARTIGIREASYDWENEVDSRIAIERLDDVGGFGRPTIDEVAYRMERLAGFPERYAQLFVHFVKTLSQHPVNSVVLNTWSDIGGLAEQTYYEGLFEFSEGEALILETEVPDQVRYWSVLLADQLFNTIDWDKCQSSLNGFQAQRDGDGLFRAVISVDDPGVPNWLDTAGRYKGVVQGRWYQASSAPTPRLKRVKLAELRDHLPADTPHIDHEARRESLRARFRGAQWRRKW, from the coding sequence ATGACGACCGGACCCGCCGTCCCGATGGAATGGGCACGTTTCATCGACCTGATTTCCGGCATCGATCGCAGCCTTCAGCATATGATCGACCCCGGCGATCCCTGGCTGAAGCAGGAGGCGATCCAGCAGATGGCGATGAGCCTGTCGCAGGGCTATGCGCCGATCATGGCGCAGGACGCGCGCGTCCCCGGGTTCTACAGCTTCCTCAATCCGGTGATCAAATCGGCGGCGCCCAATCCCGACTATATGTATCGATCGACCTTCGTCGAGGGCCATGGCCGCTATCGCCTGTCGGGCTGGCGCGGCACGACCTTGTTCGTCCATATCGGCATCGGGTCGGGCTATATCGGGGTCGACGACAAGCCGGGACCGTCGGTCGGGCATATCGATGCCGACACGCTGACGCTCGACGCGGATGGCCGCTTCTCGGTGATCCTCAGCGCCGAGCGCCCCGCGAACTACGACGGCGACTGGTACGAACTGCCGGCGAACGCGCGCACGATCGGCATCCGCGAGGCGAGCTACGACTGGGAGAATGAGGTCGACAGCCGCATCGCGATCGAGCGGCTCGACGATGTCGGCGGCTTCGGCCGCCCGACGATCGACGAGGTCGCGTACCGGATGGAACGGCTCGCGGGGTTTCCCGAACGCTATGCCCAGCTGTTCGTCCACTTCGTCAAGACGCTGAGCCAGCATCCGGTGAACAGCGTCGTCCTCAACACATGGTCCGATATCGGCGGGCTGGCCGAGCAGACCTATTATGAAGGATTGTTCGAATTTTCCGAAGGCGAGGCGCTGATCCTCGAAACCGAAGTGCCCGACCAGGTGCGCTATTGGTCGGTCCTGCTCGCCGATCAGCTGTTCAACACCATCGACTGGGACAAATGCCAGTCGAGCCTCAACGGGTTCCAGGCGCAGCGCGACGGTGACGGGCTGTTCCGCGCGGTGATATCGGTCGACGATCCGGGGGTTCCCAACTGGCTCGACACCGCGGGCCGGTACAAGGGCGTCGTGCAGGGCCGCTGGTATCAGGCGAGTTCGGCGCCGACGCCGCGGCTGAAACGCGTCAAGCTGGCCGAGCTGCGCGATCACCTGCCCGCCGACACCCCGCATATCGACCATGAGGCGCGCCGCGAAAGCCTGCGCGCCCGCTTCCGCGGCGCGCAATGGCGGCGCAAATGGTGA
- a CDS encoding Crp/Fnr family transcriptional regulator: MASDLADILAADSWFGGLPAEQRHGLQARARAHDLRDGVHIYRIGDPPNGLHVVVEGQVRLVSYPAAGQELVNMIVKPGRWFGELSVIDGKERPHDAIAAGAVRLLTVPMAAIAELTAAMPDLWRGLALLNCAHHRLGMREAGRVRALPALARLAVFLAGGAGSAPDRPLRATQDDLARIVGVSRQHMNGLLRLLADRGLISTGYGGVTIGDRAGLLALADREELG; encoded by the coding sequence ATGGCATCCGATCTGGCCGACATTCTTGCCGCCGACAGCTGGTTCGGGGGCCTGCCGGCCGAGCAGCGTCACGGGTTGCAGGCGCGGGCGCGGGCGCACGACTTGCGCGATGGCGTCCACATCTATCGCATCGGCGACCCGCCGAACGGATTGCATGTCGTGGTCGAGGGTCAGGTGCGGCTGGTCAGCTATCCGGCGGCGGGGCAGGAACTGGTCAACATGATCGTCAAACCCGGCCGCTGGTTCGGCGAGCTTTCGGTGATCGACGGCAAGGAGCGGCCGCACGACGCGATCGCGGCGGGCGCCGTACGCCTGTTGACGGTGCCGATGGCCGCGATCGCCGAGCTGACGGCAGCGATGCCCGACCTGTGGCGCGGCTTGGCGCTGCTCAACTGCGCGCACCACCGGCTCGGCATGCGCGAGGCGGGGCGTGTCCGCGCGCTGCCGGCGCTCGCCCGGCTCGCGGTCTTTCTGGCTGGTGGCGCCGGCAGCGCACCCGATCGTCCGCTCCGCGCGACGCAGGACGATCTGGCGCGGATCGTCGGGGTGTCGCGCCAGCATATGAACGGGCTGCTGCGCCTGCTCGCGGACCGCGGGCTAATCTCGACGGGCTATGGCGGCGTCACAATCGGCGACCGCGCGGGCCTTCTCGCGCTGGCCGATCGGGAGGAACTGGGCTGA